One Clostridium sp. CM027 genomic window carries:
- a CDS encoding iron-sulfur cluster assembly scaffold protein: MIYSTEVSEMMCVAKGPNHGSAPIPEEGKWVQSKEIKDISGLTHGIGWCAPQQGACKLTLNVKEGIIQEALVEVIGCSGSTHSAAMASEILPGKTILEALNTDLVCDAINTAMRELFLQIVYGRTQTAFSEGGLPIGAGLEDLGKGLRSQVGTMYGTLAKGPRYLEMAEGYVTNIALDKNNEIIGYKFVQLGKMMEMIKTGMDANEAMEKATGSYGRFAEATTVIDPRNK, encoded by the coding sequence ATGATTTATTCAACAGAAGTTTCAGAAATGATGTGTGTTGCAAAAGGACCTAATCATGGATCGGCACCAATTCCTGAAGAAGGAAAATGGGTACAAAGTAAAGAAATTAAAGATATCTCAGGTTTAACACACGGAATTGGCTGGTGTGCTCCTCAACAGGGTGCATGCAAGCTTACTTTAAATGTAAAAGAGGGTATAATACAAGAAGCATTAGTTGAGGTAATAGGATGCTCTGGTAGTACTCACTCAGCTGCAATGGCATCAGAAATACTTCCAGGAAAAACTATTTTAGAAGCGTTAAACACAGATTTAGTGTGTGATGCAATAAATACAGCTATGAGAGAGTTATTCCTTCAAATTGTTTACGGAAGAACTCAAACAGCATTTTCAGAAGGTGGACTACCTATAGGAGCTGGACTTGAAGACTTAGGTAAAGGTCTTAGAAGTCAAGTTGGTACAATGTATGGAACACTTGCTAAGGGCCCAAGATATTTAGAAATGGCTGAAGGTTATGTTACCAATATTGCATTAGATAAAAATAACGAGATAATAGGTTATAAATTTGTTCAACTTGGAAAAATGATGGAAATGATCAAAACAGGTATGGATGCTAATGAAGCTATGGAAAAAGCTACTGGAAGTTATGGTAGATTTGCAGAAGCAACAACAGTAATCGACCCAAGAAACAAATAA
- a CDS encoding GGGtGRT protein yields the protein MALFESYERRIDQILPVLSKHGINSLEEARTICEEKGIDVFGIVKGIQPIAFENACWAYAVGASIAIKNGCTKAADAAVYIGEGLQSFCIPGSVADDRKVGIGHGNLAAMLLREETKCFAFLAGHESFAAAEGAIGLARAANKVRTEPLKVILNGLGKDAAYIISRINGFTYVQTKFDYYTSKLTVVKETAYSDGEKAKVRCYGADDVREGVSIMHSEGVDVSITGNSTNPTRFQHPVAGTYKKECCAEGKKYFSVASGGGTGRTLHPDNMGAGPASYGMTDTMGRMHSDAQFAGSSSVPAHVEMMGLIGMGNNPMVGASVAVAVAVEEAMSK from the coding sequence ATGGCTTTATTTGAAAGTTATGAAAGAAGAATAGATCAAATATTACCTGTGTTAAGTAAGCACGGTATAAACTCACTAGAAGAAGCAAGAACAATTTGCGAAGAAAAAGGTATCGATGTTTTTGGTATAGTTAAAGGAATTCAACCTATAGCATTTGAAAATGCTTGCTGGGCATATGCAGTAGGGGCTTCTATAGCAATTAAAAATGGTTGTACTAAGGCAGCTGATGCAGCAGTATATATAGGAGAAGGTCTTCAATCGTTTTGTATACCGGGTTCTGTTGCTGATGACAGAAAAGTTGGAATTGGACATGGTAACTTAGCAGCTATGCTTCTACGCGAAGAAACTAAATGCTTCGCATTTTTAGCTGGACATGAATCATTTGCTGCTGCTGAAGGTGCAATTGGCCTTGCAAGAGCTGCAAACAAAGTAAGAACAGAACCTTTAAAAGTAATACTTAATGGTCTTGGAAAAGATGCTGCTTATATAATTTCAAGAATTAATGGATTTACTTATGTTCAAACTAAATTTGATTACTATACTAGTAAATTAACAGTAGTTAAAGAAACAGCTTATTCTGATGGAGAAAAAGCTAAAGTAAGATGTTACGGAGCAGATGATGTACGCGAAGGCGTTTCAATAATGCATTCTGAGGGAGTAGACGTTTCAATTACAGGAAACTCTACAAATCCAACAAGATTCCAACATCCAGTTGCTGGTACTTATAAAAAAGAATGTTGCGCAGAAGGTAAGAAATACTTCTCAGTTGCATCAGGTGGTGGTACTGGAAGAACTCTTCACCCAGATAATATGGGAGCAGGTCCTGCTTCATACGGAATGACTGATACTATGGGAAGAATGCATTCAGATGCACAATTTGCAGGTTCTTCATCAGTACCAGCTCACGTTGAAATGATGGGACTTATCGGAATGGGTAACAACCCTATGGTTGGAGCTTCAGTTGCAGTTGCGGTTGCAGTAGAAGAAGCAATGAGTAAATAA
- a CDS encoding ABC-2 transporter permease, with the protein MLKKLLNYQTLLSYSSGIASTENSLKSSFFTVFIYVLFLFTLSLILDAGGLVFCPIFFTLHAVYYTINSQNKLFEIVPVPKLYSIINIYLFVLVKNLCFTVGITLGLILTGLSPQSTDVLDMISLANNWKAVLVTSCISTIIASVLLPIFFIRLNPLRKALTISIVTLVTIALLLFENALPVSTEFGTLHFLESIATMPHYNEFLLLLVCVCVVIIPISMLISYRLYKGKRCLVC; encoded by the coding sequence ATGTTAAAGAAGTTGTTGAATTATCAGACGCTTTTAAGTTATTCATCAGGGATTGCTAGTACGGAAAACTCTTTAAAATCGAGTTTCTTCACTGTATTTATTTACGTGTTATTTTTGTTTACTTTATCATTAATATTAGACGCTGGAGGATTGGTATTTTGCCCCATATTTTTTACTTTACATGCAGTTTATTACACTATAAATTCACAAAACAAATTATTTGAGATTGTACCAGTTCCAAAATTGTATTCCATTATAAATATTTATTTATTTGTTCTTGTAAAAAATCTCTGTTTTACTGTTGGAATTACCTTAGGACTCATACTAACTGGACTTTCACCACAATCGACCGACGTTTTGGATATGATTTCATTAGCAAATAATTGGAAAGCTGTATTAGTAACAAGCTGCATATCTACTATAATAGCAAGTGTCTTATTACCCATATTTTTTATAAGGCTTAATCCTCTTAGAAAAGCCCTTACAATATCGATAGTTACACTTGTCACAATAGCACTTCTATTATTCGAAAATGCATTGCCCGTTTCGACTGAATTTGGTACATTGCATTTTTTAGAAAGCATTGCAACAATGCCTCATTACAATGAATTTTTATTATTATTAGTCTGTGTCTGCGTAGTAATAATCCCTATTTCAATGTTAATATCCTACAGACTCTATAAAGGAAAGAGGTGCTTAGTATGTTAA
- a CDS encoding ABC transporter ATP-binding protein — protein MTNKALEIKNLNGNIGDFSLDDIRFSIEKGTIMGFIGKNGSGKTTLIKTILNMIPKTSGQVFFDGTPMFGNEETVKAKIGVVFDSLIYPLNLKPIKIKKMISPFYKTFDDKKFDELMKRFELNPSKKLKAYSKGMQMKFGVVMALCHNPDLIILDEPTAGLDPIARADVIDLLLELMQNEQRSILFSTHITSDLEKIADYITMIDNGKIVFSKGKDEMLDTYLLAHIERESMTDEIKSGLVGIKETTFGYEGLCNKNLKLQNFEGVKTARPTIEDIMLYMGAKK, from the coding sequence ATGACTAATAAGGCTTTGGAAATCAAAAACTTAAATGGAAATATAGGAGATTTCTCTTTGGATGATATAAGGTTTTCAATTGAAAAAGGAACTATCATGGGGTTTATAGGAAAGAATGGTTCAGGAAAAACCACCCTTATTAAAACAATACTTAATATGATTCCAAAAACTTCGGGACAAGTATTCTTCGATGGTACTCCTATGTTTGGAAATGAAGAAACAGTTAAAGCAAAAATAGGAGTTGTCTTTGACAGTCTAATTTATCCTCTTAACCTCAAACCTATTAAAATTAAAAAAATGATATCACCCTTTTATAAAACCTTTGATGATAAAAAATTTGACGAACTTATGAAGCGCTTTGAACTTAATCCAAGTAAAAAGCTTAAAGCATATTCAAAAGGTATGCAGATGAAATTCGGAGTTGTAATGGCACTATGTCATAATCCAGATTTAATTATACTTGACGAACCCACAGCAGGCCTTGACCCAATCGCAAGAGCTGACGTAATTGATTTACTCTTAGAACTTATGCAAAATGAGCAAAGATCCATACTATTTTCAACTCATATTACAAGTGATCTTGAAAAAATTGCAGATTATATAACAATGATTGATAATGGTAAAATTGTTTTTTCTAAGGGGAAAGATGAAATGCTTGATACCTATCTCCTTGCACATATTGAAAGAGAATCTATGACAGATGAAATTAAATCTGGACTTGTAGGAATAAAGGAAACGACCTTCGGATATGAGGGTTTATGCAACAAAAATCTAAAACTTCAAAATTTTGAAGGGGTTAAAACTGCCAGGCCTACAATTGAAGATATTATGCTTTACATGGGTGCGAAAAAATGA
- a CDS encoding GntR family transcriptional regulator — protein MNILISSLSQTPIYEQIRNQIKEMVLSGKLKSKEQLPSIRLMAKDLKVGIITVKRAYEELGKEGIVINLQGRGCFVAEIDRKKIKSIHIDMLHEQLLEIKEFTDACGISPEEMLKVINEIYGGSKND, from the coding sequence TTGAATATTCTTATATCATCCCTTTCTCAAACGCCCATATATGAGCAAATACGAAATCAAATAAAAGAAATGGTACTCAGCGGAAAGCTAAAATCCAAGGAGCAATTGCCATCAATAAGGCTTATGGCAAAAGATTTGAAGGTTGGAATCATAACAGTAAAACGTGCTTATGAAGAACTTGGAAAAGAGGGTATTGTCATCAATTTACAAGGACGAGGATGCTTTGTGGCAGAGATTGACCGAAAAAAAATTAAGTCAATACACATTGACATGCTTCATGAACAACTTCTTGAAATTAAAGAATTTACAGACGCTTGTGGCATATCCCCTGAGGAAATGCTTAAAGTTATAAATGAAATATACGGAGGTAGTAAAAATGACTAA
- a CDS encoding sigma 54-interacting transcriptional regulator, with translation MSPIKKRIAVVALDYMAAKFYENQIKELFGELVTTCAYNVLNGSVKKIKEADLFVVSTDAFENITDFQECIPIDVPKVEIAVAFTNKSLDILRSIPNGSKALFVNLSEKMVREAITRLSQLGINHIEFTPYYPGAKPVSGFELSVTPGELRYVPKDIKTIIDLGQRVLDSTTMVEIALRLKFDYLLEREKFKEYFRSLAVNNYSFNQLFGRSLQMESQFEILMEIMDEGIIGVNEDDIIFACNSRALEITGVTKEQSIDHPAALILSFLPFEECRSTRKKINNRLIRVSGVDITVTVTPVIRGDEYLGSFATIQKFTEEEYKQHNLRLQLLNKGHKAKYTFDDIIGESDVIKKACTIAKKMARTNSTVLITGESGTGKELFAHAVHNESERHNYPFIAINCAAIPDNLLESELFGYDEGSFTGAKRGGKLGLFEYAHRGTIFLDEVEGMSPALQIKLLRVIQEREIMRIGGNKIISIDVRIIAAANENLEELVSNGSFRNDLYFRLNTLPIQLPPLRERGEDIMLLFDYFKHKLGGKFILSTQVINALLSHNWNGNIRELHNYVEYLTYIDKDIVYYDDLPPGFYNNAMSTLKCKSDTSTNLDAKLLEQLAGNQLDDYFFVLDRLHVGFVQQISMGRLSISEQAEKTGRYLSQQEVRGILNDLNNLGLIKMSRGRGGSKINDRGIKVFNKLQSQLK, from the coding sequence GTGAGTCCTATAAAAAAAAGAATAGCTGTTGTAGCGTTGGATTATATGGCTGCAAAATTTTACGAAAATCAGATTAAAGAGCTTTTTGGTGAGTTAGTAACCACGTGTGCTTATAATGTATTAAATGGATCGGTTAAAAAAATAAAGGAAGCTGATTTATTTGTGGTTTCAACCGATGCTTTTGAAAACATTACGGATTTTCAGGAATGCATCCCCATTGATGTCCCTAAAGTAGAAATTGCAGTGGCCTTTACTAACAAATCTCTTGATATTTTAAGGAGTATTCCAAATGGAAGTAAAGCTTTATTTGTCAATCTCAGTGAAAAAATGGTGCGCGAGGCTATAACTAGACTCAGCCAACTAGGCATCAATCACATAGAGTTTACACCATATTATCCTGGAGCTAAGCCAGTTAGTGGGTTCGAGCTGTCGGTAACACCAGGTGAATTACGTTATGTACCAAAAGATATAAAGACTATTATCGACCTTGGGCAGCGTGTGCTAGATTCAACCACAATGGTGGAAATAGCACTGAGGCTAAAATTTGATTACCTATTAGAGAGGGAAAAATTCAAGGAATATTTTCGTTCTTTAGCTGTCAATAATTATAGCTTTAATCAACTGTTTGGAAGATCTCTTCAAATGGAAAGTCAATTTGAAATTTTGATGGAAATCATGGATGAAGGTATTATTGGTGTGAATGAGGATGATATTATTTTTGCTTGTAATTCAAGAGCACTAGAAATTACAGGTGTTACAAAAGAACAATCCATCGATCATCCTGCTGCGTTAATTTTATCGTTTTTACCTTTTGAGGAGTGTAGGAGTACGCGAAAAAAGATAAATAATCGTTTGATTAGAGTGAGTGGTGTGGATATTACTGTAACCGTTACTCCTGTAATACGTGGAGATGAATATCTCGGTTCTTTTGCTACTATACAAAAATTTACTGAAGAAGAGTATAAACAACATAATTTGCGTCTTCAATTACTTAATAAAGGTCATAAAGCTAAATATACCTTTGATGATATCATTGGGGAGAGTGATGTAATAAAAAAAGCATGTACCATTGCTAAAAAAATGGCGAGAACCAATTCTACTGTCTTAATTACAGGTGAGAGCGGAACGGGGAAGGAACTTTTTGCACATGCTGTACATAACGAATCAGAGCGTCATAACTATCCTTTTATTGCCATAAACTGCGCAGCGATACCAGATAATCTGCTAGAAAGTGAACTGTTTGGTTACGATGAAGGATCTTTCACTGGTGCTAAAAGGGGAGGAAAATTGGGGCTTTTTGAATATGCTCATAGGGGAACAATATTTTTAGATGAAGTAGAAGGGATGAGTCCAGCCCTCCAAATAAAACTGCTTCGTGTTATTCAAGAAAGAGAGATTATGCGAATTGGAGGCAATAAAATTATTAGTATTGATGTACGAATAATAGCTGCAGCCAATGAAAATCTTGAAGAGCTGGTGTCTAACGGGAGTTTTCGTAATGACCTCTACTTTCGTCTAAACACCTTGCCAATTCAGCTTCCTCCATTGCGAGAGCGTGGTGAAGACATTATGCTGCTGTTTGACTACTTTAAACATAAATTGGGAGGAAAATTCATCCTATCTACACAAGTAATTAATGCATTGCTCTCTCATAATTGGAATGGAAATATTCGTGAACTACACAACTATGTAGAATATCTCACCTATATAGATAAAGATATAGTGTATTACGATGATTTACCACCTGGGTTCTACAATAATGCTATGTCAACATTAAAATGTAAGTCTGATACTAGCACTAATCTAGATGCTAAACTTTTGGAGCAATTAGCAGGTAATCAATTAGATGATTATTTTTTTGTACTAGACAGATTGCATGTGGGATTTGTTCAACAAATTTCCATGGGTAGATTATCAATTTCTGAGCAAGCAGAAAAAACAGGACGCTACCTAAGCCAACAAGAAGTTCGCGGTATTTTAAACGATTTAAATAATTTAGGTTTAATTAAAATGTCGCGAGGTAGAGGTGGTAGTAAAATAAATGACCGAGGCATAAAGGTTTTCAACAAACTGCAATCTCAACTTAAATAG
- a CDS encoding D-cysteine desulfhydrase family protein has translation MIKIPEKITFANLPTRIEKLERLSQKLGGPNIYIKRDDQTGTEVSGNKIRKLEFSVKEALDQKCDVLITCGGIQSNHCRSTAAVAARLGMKSVLVLRGDSETESDGNLFIDKLLGAEIRFVTPEEYKNNKAGIMEQIKAQLEATGCKPYIIPEGASNGIGGFGYYNAMKEIICQEKELGVHFDKIVLAVGSGGTHSGLFLASKTLEYNGEIYGVNVCDDAEHFKNEIYKIAHESMQYIDVNLHISKDEIHIIDGYVGRGYALSRAEELQFIHDFAKLEGIILDPVYTGKAMYGLVQEIKKGTFKNCENILFIHTGGAFGLFPQKDLFKF, from the coding sequence ATGATTAAAATTCCTGAAAAAATAACGTTTGCAAACTTACCCACACGAATAGAAAAACTAGAAAGACTTTCTCAAAAACTGGGCGGACCTAATATCTATATAAAAAGAGATGATCAAACAGGAACCGAAGTATCTGGTAATAAAATAAGGAAACTTGAATTTTCTGTAAAGGAAGCCCTTGATCAAAAATGTGATGTACTTATTACCTGCGGAGGAATCCAATCTAATCATTGTAGATCTACGGCAGCAGTCGCTGCAAGACTTGGAATGAAATCAGTCCTTGTTTTAAGAGGGGACTCAGAAACAGAATCAGATGGTAATTTGTTTATAGATAAGCTTTTGGGAGCTGAGATTCGTTTTGTTACTCCAGAAGAATATAAAAATAATAAAGCTGGAATTATGGAACAAATCAAAGCGCAATTAGAGGCAACGGGCTGTAAACCTTATATTATACCAGAAGGTGCTTCTAATGGGATTGGTGGATTTGGGTACTATAATGCCATGAAGGAAATTATTTGCCAGGAAAAAGAGCTAGGTGTACATTTTGATAAAATTGTACTAGCCGTAGGATCTGGTGGAACCCATTCCGGACTGTTTCTAGCAAGCAAAACACTAGAGTATAATGGTGAAATCTATGGCGTCAACGTTTGTGATGACGCTGAACACTTCAAAAATGAGATTTATAAAATAGCTCATGAAAGTATGCAATACATCGATGTGAATTTACATATTTCTAAAGATGAAATTCATATTATAGATGGATATGTAGGAAGAGGATATGCTCTTAGCAGAGCAGAAGAGCTTCAATTTATCCACGACTTTGCAAAACTAGAGGGAATTATTTTAGATCCTGTGTATACCGGTAAAGCAATGTATGGATTAGTACAAGAAATTAAAAAGGGAACCTTTAAAAACTGCGAAAATATTCTATTTATTCATACCGGTGGAGCATTTGGATTGTTCCCACAAAAAGACCTATTTAAGTTTTAA
- a CDS encoding RidA family protein, which translates to MIKEIISTKKAPAAIGPYSQAIKVGNLLFTSGQLPFVPETGELISGDVRKATERSIENLKAILEEAGSSLDKVVKTVIFLRDMNDFAIVNEVYESYFTSNQPARSCVQVAKLPKDGILEIEAVAFV; encoded by the coding sequence ATGATAAAAGAAATTATTTCAACTAAAAAAGCACCTGCAGCAATTGGACCATATTCACAGGCAATTAAGGTAGGAAATTTATTATTTACATCTGGTCAACTACCATTTGTACCAGAAACCGGAGAACTTATAAGTGGCGACGTAAGAAAAGCTACAGAAAGATCTATTGAAAATTTAAAAGCAATATTAGAAGAAGCAGGATCATCTCTTGATAAAGTCGTAAAAACGGTAATTTTTCTTAGAGATATGAATGATTTTGCAATAGTAAATGAAGTATACGAAAGCTATTTTACTTCAAATCAACCAGCACGTTCATGTGTCCAGGTGGCAAAACTGCCTAAAGATGGAATACTTGAAATAGAAGCTGTAGCATTTGTATAA
- a CDS encoding dicarboxylate/amino acid:cation symporter, whose translation MNTKKQSTWKNYRFSIVLMLSIIIGSIIGIVFGEKATVLKPFGDVFLNLMFTVVTPLVFVTIAGAVGNMVNMKRLGKIISNMFLTFVTTGLIAGVIVIAVVKFFPPAAGVNLTLQSAKALESVKLSDQIVKTLTVTDFGGLFSRSNMMPLIIFSIFFGLCVSSLGAENNIIAKGLDAMSKVMMKFISIIMLYAPIGLGAYFASLIGEFGPQLLGAYARAMIIYYPLCIVYFFVAFSGYSYFAGGTQGIKIFFKNILEPSITSLATQSSIATLPVNLKATYNMGVPKDIREIVLPIGATMHMDGTVISSILKISFLFGIFGQGFSGIGTYIAALAISVMGGVVMSGVPGGGLIGEMLIVNLFGFPPEAFPIIATLGFLVDPAATWINCTGDAVTSMIVTRLVEGKDWMKKNVQSLSSSIKG comes from the coding sequence ATGAACACAAAAAAACAAAGCACATGGAAAAACTATCGTTTCTCTATTGTTTTAATGCTATCTATTATAATAGGTAGCATAATTGGAATTGTTTTCGGTGAAAAAGCAACAGTACTTAAACCATTTGGTGATGTATTTCTTAACTTAATGTTCACCGTTGTAACCCCTCTAGTCTTTGTTACCATAGCTGGTGCAGTAGGAAATATGGTCAATATGAAAAGACTTGGGAAAATTATAAGCAACATGTTTTTGACATTTGTTACTACGGGACTTATTGCCGGCGTTATCGTTATTGCTGTTGTCAAGTTTTTTCCCCCTGCTGCTGGCGTTAACCTAACATTGCAATCTGCTAAAGCGTTGGAATCCGTCAAGCTTTCTGATCAAATTGTTAAGACACTAACTGTAACTGATTTTGGCGGCTTATTTTCTCGCTCTAATATGATGCCTCTTATTATATTCTCTATTTTCTTTGGTTTATGTGTTAGTTCCCTTGGCGCTGAAAACAACATTATAGCTAAGGGGTTAGACGCTATGTCCAAAGTTATGATGAAATTTATTAGCATTATTATGTTGTACGCTCCAATTGGTTTAGGTGCTTATTTTGCAAGCCTCATTGGCGAATTTGGTCCTCAGCTCTTGGGAGCTTATGCAAGAGCTATGATTATATATTATCCACTATGTATTGTATATTTTTTTGTTGCATTTTCTGGATATTCATATTTTGCTGGTGGTACTCAGGGTATAAAAATTTTCTTCAAAAACATCTTAGAACCGTCAATTACATCTCTTGCAACACAAAGCTCTATTGCAACTCTACCTGTTAACCTAAAGGCTACTTATAATATGGGAGTTCCAAAGGATATCCGTGAAATTGTATTGCCAATCGGTGCGACCATGCATATGGACGGTACTGTTATCTCTTCGATATTAAAAATTTCATTTTTATTTGGAATATTCGGACAAGGATTCTCTGGAATTGGAACCTATATTGCTGCACTAGCCATTTCAGTTATGGGCGGCGTAGTTATGTCGGGTGTTCCAGGTGGTGGACTTATCGGTGAAATGTTGATTGTAAACTTATTTGGGTTTCCGCCAGAAGCGTTTCCAATTATTGCAACTCTTGGTTTCCTTGTAGATCCTGCTGCAACATGGATAAACTGCACTGGTGACGCTGTAACATCTATGATAGTTACTAGATTGGTAGAAGGTAAAGACTGGATGAAGAAGAATGTTCAATCTTTATCATCTTCTATCAAAGGCTAA
- a CDS encoding MalY/PatB family protein, with the protein MKYNFDEIIDRSNNFAAKYDEREKKFGTSNVIPLWIADMEFEVAKPINDAIIKRAKQGIYGYTSRPDSYYEAFCDWEKTQNNWIVNKDLISFSPGVVPSLSVIVREFSNKEDKILIQTPVYPEFYDVIESWGRVVIENQLLEQEGVYSIDFEDFEEKLKQKPKLFIMCSPHNPVGRVWSREELEHITELCLRYNVMIVSDEIHSDLILWDNKHIPTASISKEVSSKTITCTSCTKTFNLAGLQASVVIFPNAEVKETFDVFWRGMDIHRNNCFSLVAVEAAYRYGQEWLTQLIPYIEGNIDFIGEFCKNNIPKIKPSRPESTYLVWLDCRKLELGNDELKEFMINKAGLGLNAGNDFCRSLSGYMRVNIACPRSILEKAMLQLEKAVNSLDED; encoded by the coding sequence ATGAAGTATAATTTTGATGAAATAATTGACCGTAGTAACAACTTTGCTGCAAAATACGATGAAAGAGAAAAAAAATTTGGAACTTCTAATGTAATACCATTATGGATAGCAGATATGGAATTCGAGGTAGCTAAGCCCATTAATGATGCTATCATCAAAAGAGCGAAGCAAGGAATCTATGGATATACATCTCGCCCTGACTCCTATTATGAAGCTTTTTGTGATTGGGAAAAGACTCAAAATAATTGGATAGTTAATAAAGATTTAATTAGTTTCAGCCCCGGTGTTGTCCCATCTCTATCGGTTATTGTCAGAGAATTTTCTAATAAAGAAGATAAAATTTTGATACAGACTCCAGTCTATCCAGAATTTTATGACGTAATAGAATCTTGGGGAAGAGTGGTAATTGAAAATCAATTATTAGAACAAGAAGGAGTCTATTCAATAGATTTTGAGGACTTCGAAGAAAAATTAAAACAGAAACCAAAGTTATTTATTATGTGTAGCCCACACAATCCGGTAGGCAGAGTGTGGAGCCGAGAGGAACTAGAACATATTACTGAACTATGCCTACGCTACAATGTAATGATTGTTTCAGATGAGATACACTCAGATTTGATATTGTGGGATAATAAACACATTCCTACTGCTAGTATATCAAAGGAGGTTTCTAGTAAAACCATCACCTGTACTTCATGTACAAAAACTTTCAACTTGGCAGGACTACAGGCTTCTGTAGTGATTTTTCCGAATGCTGAAGTTAAAGAGACATTTGATGTTTTTTGGAGAGGTATGGATATCCATCGCAATAATTGCTTTAGTCTTGTAGCGGTAGAAGCAGCTTATAGGTATGGTCAAGAGTGGCTTACACAGTTAATTCCATATATTGAGGGCAATATTGATTTCATAGGAGAGTTTTGTAAAAACAACATACCAAAAATTAAACCTAGCAGACCTGAAAGTACTTATCTGGTTTGGCTTGACTGTCGTAAACTAGAATTGGGAAATGATGAACTGAAAGAATTTATGATAAATAAGGCGGGTCTAGGACTTAATGCTGGCAATGATTTCTGTCGTAGTCTTTCTGGATATATGCGTGTAAATATAGCATGTCCACGTTCAATACTTGAGAAAGCTATGCTACAACTTGAAAAAGCTGTTAATTCATTGGATGAGGATTAG